Proteins encoded within one genomic window of Thunnus albacares chromosome 13, fThuAlb1.1, whole genome shotgun sequence:
- the rps14 gene encoding 40S ribosomal protein S14 — MAPRKGKEKKEEQVISLGPQVAEGENVFGVCHIFASFNDTFVHVTDLSGKETICRVTGGMKVKADRDESSPYAAMLAAQDVAQRCKELGITALHIKLRATGGNRTKTPGPGAQSALRALARSGMKIGRIEDVTPIPSDSTRRKGGRRGRRL, encoded by the exons ATGGCTCCTCGTAAagggaaggagaagaaggaggagcagGTGATCAGTCTGGGTCCTCAGGTGGCCGAAGGAGAAAACGTGTTCGGCGTCTGTCACATCTTCGCCTCCTTCAACGACACCTTCGTCCACGTCACCGACCTCTCCGGGAA ggaGACGATCTGCCGCGTGACCGGCGGGATGAAGGTGAAGGCCGACAGAGACGAGTCGTCTCCGTACGCCGCCATGTTGGCCGCTCAGGACGTCGCTCAGCGCTGCAAAGAGCTGGGAATCACAGCGCTGCACATCAAGCTGAGAGCCACCGGAGGAAACAG GACAAAGACTCCTGGTCCCGGAGCTCAGTCTGCTCTCAGAGCTCTGGCTCGCTCCGGCATGAAGATCGGACGCATCG AGGACGTCACCCCGATCCCGTCAGACTCGACCAGGAGGAAGGGCGGCCGCCGCGGTCGCCGTCTGTAA